Proteins encoded together in one Blastocatellia bacterium window:
- a CDS encoding thioesterase family protein gives MKATDRIPVGASATKSWVVTKELTIARRDDRLPPVFATPMMIYLMEIASAEAIQSYLPEGWLSVGVLVNVKHLAPTPVGATVTARAEVIAVTDSSVTFAVEAYDGVEKIGEGTHVRVPVELERFLKRVRSKTTPPTLLEPGGNCSAQMQ, from the coding sequence ATGAAGGCGACGGATCGTATTCCTGTGGGTGCGAGTGCGACCAAGTCGTGGGTTGTGACAAAAGAATTGACCATTGCCCGTCGAGATGACCGATTACCACCTGTGTTTGCTACGCCGATGATGATTTATCTCATGGAAATTGCCTCAGCAGAAGCGATTCAATCTTACCTGCCAGAAGGATGGTTATCGGTTGGTGTGCTCGTGAACGTCAAGCATCTGGCCCCGACGCCGGTTGGAGCAACTGTCACAGCGCGCGCAGAGGTCATCGCCGTCACCGATTCATCGGTCACGTTCGCTGTCGAAGCCTATGACGGGGTGGAAAAGATCGGCGAAGGAACCCACGTCCGCGTGCCGGTTGAGCTGGAACGCTTTCTCAAGCGGGTGAGGAGCAAGACGACTCCGCCGACCCTGCTCGAACCGGGAGGCAATTGCTCCGCACAGATGCAATGA
- a CDS encoding polysaccharide biosynthesis/export family protein — translation MMTAKTIGLPLTLVLVLTLGVPGQNQNPPSQQSRPATENPDAPRSSGPAESEEDYIIGPEDLLEIRVFEQPDLSGEVRVSARGFIRVLPFPDPIKAAGLTELQLADLIREKLTTLLRNPQVVVRVKESRSRFVAVIGAVRKPDRYEVVRGMRLLNLLAAAGGLTENAGHTVHIIRTGGMMPADVITSNEGPTPTVDVVDLRQLMSGQIEAVNVIVRPGDIVSIPEADQIFVTGNVTTPSALRIRGDMTLTKAIAMAGGLKPHTQKNKITILRPIPGKSERVEIVVDLEKIEKDHSQDPVLQANDVVFVPSSSARNIGMAMLNAFSLGAASQLIWLLR, via the coding sequence ATGATGACAGCAAAGACAATCGGCCTCCCTCTCACGCTGGTCCTGGTGCTGACTTTGGGGGTCCCGGGACAGAATCAGAATCCCCCTTCGCAGCAATCCCGTCCCGCCACGGAGAATCCGGATGCCCCTCGATCCTCAGGGCCCGCCGAATCCGAGGAAGATTATATTATCGGGCCGGAAGATTTGCTGGAGATTCGCGTCTTCGAGCAGCCGGATTTGAGTGGTGAGGTTCGCGTCTCGGCCCGGGGATTCATTCGTGTGCTACCGTTTCCCGATCCGATCAAAGCGGCGGGACTCACCGAGCTGCAACTGGCCGATCTCATTCGTGAAAAGCTGACGACGCTTTTGCGTAATCCCCAGGTGGTGGTCCGGGTGAAGGAATCACGGAGCCGCTTCGTCGCCGTCATCGGAGCCGTGCGGAAGCCCGATCGGTATGAAGTGGTTCGGGGAATGCGGTTACTCAATCTGCTGGCGGCAGCCGGAGGTCTCACGGAAAATGCCGGCCATACGGTGCACATCATCCGCACGGGAGGCATGATGCCAGCCGATGTCATAACTTCAAACGAAGGCCCCACCCCTACAGTTGATGTTGTTGATCTCCGCCAACTGATGAGTGGTCAGATCGAGGCGGTCAATGTCATCGTTCGTCCCGGGGACATCGTGAGCATTCCCGAAGCCGATCAGATTTTCGTCACGGGGAATGTGACCACTCCGAGCGCCTTGCGCATCCGGGGCGATATGACGCTCACCAAAGCGATTGCCATGGCCGGCGGCTTAAAACCGCATACGCAGAAGAATAAGATCACCATCCTCCGTCCCATTCCCGGAAAAAGCGAGCGGGTGGAGATCGTCGTTGATCTGGAGAAGATCGAGAAGGATCATTCGCAGGATCCAGTTCTTCAGGCTAACGATGTGGTTTTCGTGCCGTCCTCCTCGGCACGCAATATCGGCATGGCGATGCTGAACGCCTTCAGCCTCGGCGCTGCTTCACAACTCATCTGGTTGTTGCGCTAG
- a CDS encoding polysaccharide biosynthesis tyrosine autokinase gives MPDSDDRPYLPATPSSEPPAVPPGNVVKFYPASTFSSRSSEWGERDVHLLDYWRIIKKRRWIVLGVVFIIVTVVTIRMYRMPSIYESSGRIIINQQTPLRLTREKETSPEVYTNDLQYLETQQNVLRSRELARRVIEELHLETHPDFADIVSRLPDPEQRRTEMINRFLANLDVQLVRNTRVVSVTYSAHDPALAAQAVNELFNQYIKYTLESRSESTRSASEWLNEQITDLRSRIEQAQEELVKYSRENEIIQLNENQTITVERLADLNRRLVEAETERIRAETLYRLSREGAVDSLPPIVADPTVQSLNSRLAELRQELAQLNVEYQPTHPKVQRVREQITELEQQLAQAKRRILGNIEAEYKAAVRRERDLRRALEEQRAETLKQNERAIQLSLKQREVAATAQLYEGLLEKLNDVKLLSRLTTTNIQILDKAEIPMFPARPRKLFNIGLSLLIGLVVGIGLALFIEYLDNTIKSAEEVDRLLGLPVLGVVPALETLEKRGLLALPRVARSRTADRPILITDRQRSSFAEAFRSLRTSVLLSHAERPPRTILFTSSSPGEGKTTTAINTALSLAQTGARVLLVDGDLRKPGLHKALRVKNHPGLSAYLTRPVELDTIIVGETVANLSVIPSGAIPPNPSELLGSTKMRDLLKHLSERYDFVILDSPPVSTPDALILSALVDGVILVIRSGDTPRDLVRRATQALEDVNAKIFGVVLNRIDANQDGYYYYYYRSYYGESDETRALSDGDDGPEGPTSQS, from the coding sequence GTGCCTGATTCTGACGACAGACCCTATTTGCCTGCCACGCCCTCATCGGAGCCTCCGGCGGTGCCACCGGGGAACGTGGTGAAATTTTACCCGGCCAGTACCTTCTCCTCCCGGTCAAGCGAGTGGGGAGAGCGAGATGTTCATTTGCTCGATTACTGGCGGATCATCAAGAAGCGTCGGTGGATCGTGCTCGGTGTCGTCTTCATCATCGTGACCGTGGTGACCATTCGCATGTATCGGATGCCTTCGATCTACGAATCGAGTGGACGGATCATCATCAACCAGCAAACGCCGCTGCGACTGACGCGCGAGAAGGAAACGTCGCCCGAAGTGTACACCAACGATCTCCAGTACCTGGAGACGCAGCAGAACGTCTTGCGAAGCCGGGAGCTGGCCCGTCGCGTCATCGAGGAGCTGCACCTGGAGACCCACCCCGATTTTGCCGACATCGTCAGCCGACTCCCTGACCCCGAGCAGCGACGAACGGAGATGATCAATCGGTTTCTGGCCAATCTCGATGTCCAGCTTGTGCGGAATACCCGGGTCGTCTCCGTCACCTACAGTGCGCACGATCCTGCGCTAGCGGCACAGGCCGTCAATGAGCTGTTTAATCAGTACATCAAGTACACGCTCGAATCGCGTTCGGAATCCACGCGTAGCGCCAGCGAATGGCTTAACGAGCAGATCACTGACCTGCGGAGCCGAATCGAACAGGCCCAGGAAGAGCTCGTCAAATACAGCCGGGAGAACGAAATCATCCAGTTAAACGAAAATCAGACGATCACCGTCGAGCGCCTGGCAGACCTCAATCGGCGACTCGTCGAAGCGGAGACCGAACGCATTCGCGCTGAGACCCTTTATCGGTTGAGTCGGGAAGGGGCGGTTGATTCGCTCCCGCCGATTGTGGCCGATCCGACTGTTCAAAGTCTCAACAGCCGGCTGGCTGAACTCAGGCAGGAACTGGCTCAGTTGAATGTCGAGTATCAACCCACCCATCCCAAAGTCCAGCGCGTGCGTGAGCAAATCACCGAACTGGAGCAGCAGTTGGCGCAGGCCAAGCGGCGGATCCTGGGAAACATCGAGGCCGAATATAAAGCCGCCGTCCGGCGCGAACGCGACCTGCGCCGGGCCCTCGAAGAGCAGCGGGCCGAGACGTTGAAGCAGAACGAGCGGGCCATCCAGTTGAGCCTCAAACAGCGGGAAGTGGCCGCCACGGCGCAGCTTTACGAAGGATTGCTGGAGAAGCTCAACGATGTGAAGCTGTTGTCCCGATTGACGACGACGAACATTCAAATCCTCGACAAGGCCGAGATCCCCATGTTTCCCGCTCGCCCGCGCAAGCTCTTCAATATTGGATTGAGCCTGCTCATCGGACTGGTTGTTGGAATCGGCCTGGCGCTGTTCATCGAGTACCTGGACAACACGATCAAATCCGCTGAGGAGGTGGATCGTTTGCTCGGTCTACCGGTTCTCGGTGTTGTTCCGGCGCTGGAGACGCTGGAAAAGCGCGGGTTGCTGGCGCTGCCTCGGGTAGCCCGGTCGAGAACGGCCGATCGGCCGATTCTTATCACTGACCGCCAGCGATCGAGTTTCGCTGAGGCATTTCGAAGCCTGCGCACGTCAGTTTTATTGTCGCATGCCGAGCGTCCTCCTCGAACGATCCTGTTTACCTCATCGAGTCCGGGCGAGGGCAAGACGACGACGGCCATCAATACGGCGCTGTCGCTGGCGCAAACAGGAGCCCGCGTTCTGCTCGTTGACGGTGATCTGCGCAAGCCGGGTCTCCATAAAGCCCTTCGGGTGAAGAATCATCCCGGCTTATCGGCCTATCTGACACGTCCGGTCGAGCTGGACACGATCATCGTGGGAGAGACCGTAGCCAATCTCTCCGTCATCCCCTCGGGAGCCATTCCGCCTAATCCTTCGGAGCTGTTGGGCTCAACCAAAATGCGCGACCTCCTCAAACACCTGAGCGAGCGCTATGACTTCGTCATCCTCGATTCGCCTCCCGTGTCCACGCCCGATGCCCTCATATTGTCGGCGCTCGTTGATGGCGTGATCCTCGTCATTCGATCGGGTGACACACCGCGCGATCTCGTTCGACGAGCGACCCAGGCGCTCGAAGACGTCAACGCCAAGATTTTCGGCGTCGTGCTCAATCGAATTGATGCGAACCAGGACGGCTACTACTATTACTACTACCGCTCCTACTACGGCGAGAGCGATGAGACGCGGGCTCTCTCTGACGGTGACGACGGACCGGAGGGACCGACGAGCCAGTCATGA
- a CDS encoding CpsB/CapC family capsule biosynthesis tyrosine phosphatase — protein MIDVHCHILPGVDDGPKACDEALALGEQLIAQGVTTVIATPHHLHLQFPECPEEKLAALREALQQEFGGRLRICPGAEVRFVPEVKRLLHRRDLFLNGSRYLLVEFPHDFVPHGIEHLVFELTSRGVVPLIAHPERNRQFRERPERLAELIRLGCYTQSDAPSIVGDYGRRIKKTVLGWIERGLVHIIASDAHGVRFRPAKLDQAVAEVEKIFGTDVARALFRDNPQAVIDDGEIAFTFEVTQARSFLRSFA, from the coding sequence ATGATTGACGTGCATTGTCACATCTTGCCCGGGGTTGATGATGGGCCGAAGGCGTGCGACGAAGCGCTCGCCCTGGGCGAGCAGCTCATTGCCCAGGGCGTGACGACGGTGATCGCAACGCCGCACCATCTTCATCTACAGTTCCCGGAATGCCCGGAGGAGAAGCTGGCGGCCCTCCGAGAAGCGCTTCAGCAGGAATTCGGTGGGCGCCTTCGCATTTGTCCCGGAGCTGAAGTGCGGTTCGTCCCGGAAGTGAAACGCCTGCTCCACCGGCGCGATCTCTTCCTCAACGGGAGTCGCTATTTGCTCGTCGAATTTCCTCACGATTTTGTCCCGCATGGGATCGAACATCTCGTGTTCGAGCTGACCAGTCGCGGAGTCGTTCCCCTCATCGCCCACCCGGAACGCAATCGGCAGTTCAGGGAACGACCCGAACGACTGGCGGAGTTGATTCGCCTCGGCTGCTATACTCAGAGCGATGCCCCCAGCATTGTCGGGGACTACGGTCGCCGGATTAAAAAAACTGTCCTCGGCTGGATTGAACGGGGACTCGTCCACATCATTGCCTCCGACGCACATGGTGTGAGGTTTCGACCGGCGAAACTCGATCAGGCTGTCGCAGAGGTTGAAAAGATCTTCGGGACAGATGTGGCTCGTGCACTCTTTCGAGATAACCCACAGGCTGTCATTGATGACGGTGAAATTGCGTTTACGTTCGAGGTAACTCAAGCGAGATCGTTCCTGCGCTCGTTCGCGTGA
- a CDS encoding tetratricopeptide repeat protein has product MAESDVRDVYLRLDRPEVRVGLVVVALVAAGATLLWVRAGHRVVQLSSALDGANLTAALEYVPDHPLVHRRLGLLSLYDPLTLEPLRAVDHFRRAARGNPFDFQSWMLLGQALETAGQGEAAERAYRKALERAPRYFLPRWLYANFLLRQGANARALAAFEQAVEANPPAAEIFSDMIWQSSSAAPHDLVQAALRLRSPEAREIITGYLIARGETDEALRLWENLTWDASGMERLTRSLVAELMRQKQFGRAARVWHDGMKRKGYAVSDGDERFWNGGFEYGLAPVTSEPGFDWCVRSTSDVKTDIVESGASAGRRALKLTFLAREQVTFAGVSHSLALSPATAYRLRFRYRTKEMVAPTGLLVEIARGFGDGALSLLTRSRPLGPSANWAEVCLPFETPATDDLITVRIVRRPIGPLYDYISGSVWFDEFTVEPVSSAHSACDDLSGEGSRLDQRGDVR; this is encoded by the coding sequence ATGGCTGAATCCGATGTGCGTGATGTCTACCTGCGTCTGGACCGGCCTGAGGTGAGGGTCGGTCTGGTCGTGGTTGCGCTGGTTGCGGCGGGTGCGACCCTGCTGTGGGTTCGGGCGGGGCACCGTGTAGTCCAGCTCTCCTCGGCACTGGACGGGGCCAATCTCACCGCAGCCCTGGAGTACGTTCCCGATCATCCTCTTGTTCATCGGCGGTTGGGATTGCTCTCCCTCTACGACCCCCTGACTCTGGAGCCTCTCCGGGCGGTGGATCATTTTCGCCGAGCCGCACGGGGAAATCCATTCGATTTCCAGTCGTGGATGTTGCTTGGTCAAGCGTTAGAAACCGCCGGACAAGGGGAAGCTGCCGAGCGGGCGTATCGCAAAGCCCTTGAGCGAGCACCTCGGTACTTTCTCCCGCGATGGCTCTACGCCAATTTCCTCCTCCGGCAAGGGGCAAATGCGCGCGCTCTCGCGGCGTTTGAGCAGGCGGTGGAAGCAAATCCGCCGGCTGCCGAAATTTTCTCCGACATGATCTGGCAATCAAGTTCCGCGGCCCCGCATGATCTCGTACAGGCTGCCCTCCGCCTTCGCTCTCCCGAGGCGCGGGAAATCATCACCGGGTATCTCATCGCTCGCGGAGAGACCGATGAGGCGCTCCGGCTCTGGGAAAATCTCACGTGGGATGCGTCAGGGATGGAGAGACTGACCCGATCGCTCGTCGCGGAGCTAATGCGCCAAAAGCAGTTCGGGCGCGCAGCTCGCGTCTGGCATGACGGGATGAAGCGAAAGGGGTATGCCGTGAGCGACGGCGACGAGCGGTTCTGGAATGGCGGATTCGAGTACGGTCTTGCTCCCGTCACGTCTGAACCCGGGTTTGACTGGTGCGTCCGGAGCACATCGGACGTGAAAACCGACATCGTCGAGTCAGGAGCATCGGCGGGACGACGGGCGCTCAAACTGACATTTCTTGCCCGGGAGCAGGTGACCTTTGCTGGGGTGTCCCACTCTCTCGCTCTATCACCGGCGACGGCCTATCGTCTTCGGTTCCGTTACAGGACAAAAGAGATGGTGGCACCGACAGGCCTTCTCGTCGAGATCGCCAGAGGATTCGGCGACGGTGCACTGTCTCTCCTGACGCGTTCTCGCCCGCTCGGCCCATCGGCCAACTGGGCGGAGGTTTGTCTTCCTTTTGAGACCCCGGCGACCGATGACCTCATCACTGTGCGAATTGTGCGGCGACCGATAGGGCCATTGTATGATTACATCTCAGGCAGCGTGTGGTTCGACGAATTCACGGTGGAGCCCGTCTCCAGCGCCCATTCTGCCTGCGATGATCTCTCCGGTGAAGGGAGTCGTCTCGACCAGCGAGGTGACGTGCGGTGA
- a CDS encoding O-antigen ligase family protein, which yields MPTAIVEEDRLVALDVTRTSRLGSQRDQRHPSVGVVQALESFIFWGLTLMVCSAPWLYGGQSPYVLGWLTVGLAALGLLWSVKSALEGAIRLLWSPIHTLFGAFVILGVVQGLPLPMAIRSIGTETDLLGVGSASWKWITMNPQATGEIVWRLIVLFAYFLLVTAVMRTRRQVRALMWVLIISGCAISVVALMNRVAPEKALLWRFDGESLAFGPFANRAHFAAFIELVMPFAVAFLAASPRRRDFWPIVGVAVLLMSVAVVLSASRAGVVLIVLEVLVLIVLSGRKRVRWLVIGLGLALGVAGVVWLTTEGAFERILRRFTEETLVFSPGSPTTRLTIWSTTLTMIADQPLLGVGLGAFDVAYPRYDAGNGLQLTAHAHNEFLHVVSETGVVGGLMSLLFLLSGVRIGRRALRQADAELRPPAFAAAVGCGALAIHSLVDVPLHVMANALAFLSAMAVLLVIERMSAVSRPSLSASAPNHPAALARQEVSHADL from the coding sequence ATGCCTACGGCCATTGTTGAGGAGGATCGTCTCGTTGCTCTTGACGTGACCAGGACCTCTCGGCTCGGGAGCCAGAGGGACCAGAGGCATCCTTCTGTTGGGGTTGTTCAGGCATTGGAGTCCTTCATCTTCTGGGGTCTCACGCTCATGGTCTGCAGTGCACCCTGGCTTTACGGCGGGCAGAGTCCCTACGTTCTCGGATGGCTCACGGTTGGACTGGCAGCACTCGGCCTGCTTTGGTCGGTGAAGAGTGCTCTGGAAGGAGCGATTCGTCTGCTATGGTCGCCGATTCATACGCTGTTTGGTGCCTTTGTGATCCTCGGCGTGGTTCAGGGGTTGCCGCTCCCCATGGCCATTCGCTCGATCGGGACGGAGACCGATCTGCTCGGCGTGGGGAGTGCATCCTGGAAGTGGATCACGATGAATCCTCAAGCGACGGGCGAGATCGTATGGCGGCTGATCGTGCTCTTCGCCTACTTCCTCCTGGTGACGGCAGTTATGCGAACGCGACGACAGGTCAGGGCTCTCATGTGGGTTCTCATCATTAGCGGCTGCGCCATCTCGGTCGTCGCTCTCATGAATCGCGTTGCACCGGAAAAGGCGCTTCTCTGGCGTTTCGACGGGGAATCGCTCGCTTTCGGTCCGTTTGCCAATCGTGCGCATTTTGCTGCGTTCATCGAGCTGGTGATGCCGTTCGCTGTTGCCTTTCTGGCGGCTTCGCCTCGCCGCCGCGACTTCTGGCCGATCGTCGGCGTCGCCGTGCTCCTGATGAGCGTAGCGGTCGTGCTTTCGGCTTCGCGGGCCGGTGTTGTGTTGATTGTGCTCGAGGTACTCGTCCTCATTGTCCTTAGTGGAAGGAAGCGAGTCCGCTGGCTCGTGATAGGCCTTGGGCTGGCGCTGGGCGTTGCCGGTGTCGTCTGGCTTACCACCGAAGGGGCCTTTGAGCGGATTCTTCGCCGGTTTACCGAGGAGACTCTGGTCTTCAGTCCGGGGTCGCCGACGACCCGACTGACGATCTGGAGCACGACACTGACGATGATTGCCGATCAACCTCTTTTAGGAGTTGGGCTGGGCGCCTTCGACGTGGCCTATCCTCGTTACGACGCGGGGAATGGCCTTCAATTGACCGCCCATGCCCATAACGAATTCCTTCATGTGGTGAGCGAAACGGGTGTGGTGGGAGGACTGATGAGCCTTCTCTTTCTCCTGTCCGGCGTTCGGATAGGTCGTCGTGCACTGCGACAGGCGGATGCCGAACTTCGGCCTCCGGCCTTCGCTGCTGCTGTTGGCTGCGGGGCACTCGCAATCCACAGCCTCGTAGATGTTCCGCTTCACGTTATGGCCAATGCCTTGGCCTTTTTGAGCGCGATGGCTGTACTGCTTGTGATCGAGAGGATGAGCGCGGTCTCGCGCCCCTCTCTGAGCGCGAGCGCCCCAAACCACCCGGCAGCGCTCGCCCGTCAGGAGGTATCGCACGCGGACTTATGA
- a CDS encoding transcription termination/antitermination NusG family protein has translation MMSWYAIHTKPRQEDVVERNLQRWGLVTFNPKLEKVRYLAGKRRSHVGPLFPGYIFSRFDPAVSLRLVRYAHGVRDVVRSGGEPVPVADEIIELIAARMCEGYVRIEPQFRPGDRVRIESGPLSGLTGIFEREMSDRQRVMILLAAIEYHARVIVEKSCLRKL, from the coding sequence ATGATGTCCTGGTACGCCATTCACACGAAGCCCCGACAGGAGGACGTCGTGGAAAGAAATCTCCAGCGTTGGGGCCTCGTTACCTTCAATCCCAAACTGGAGAAGGTCCGTTACCTCGCTGGGAAGCGACGGTCACACGTGGGACCATTGTTCCCTGGCTACATTTTCTCCCGATTCGATCCTGCCGTCTCGCTCCGGCTCGTCCGGTATGCGCACGGCGTCCGCGATGTCGTCCGATCGGGCGGTGAGCCCGTTCCCGTAGCGGATGAGATCATTGAGCTGATTGCCGCGCGGATGTGCGAAGGGTACGTTCGCATCGAACCGCAGTTTCGCCCGGGGGACCGCGTGCGTATCGAGAGTGGTCCGCTCAGCGGCCTGACGGGTATTTTCGAGCGGGAGATGAGCGATCGGCAGCGCGTCATGATCCTGCTCGCGGCCATTGAATATCACGCTCGCGTCATCGTCGAGAAGTCGTGTTTGAGGAAATTATGA
- a CDS encoding SDR family oxidoreductase, which translates to MAFFLVTGGAGFIGSHLVHRLVGEGHRVRVLDNLSEGRRENLADVMDAIEFILGDLRDRAVVRRAVTGVEYVLHQAALRSVPRSVADPFATHDVNVTGTLTLLLAARDAGVRRVVFASSSSVYGSAAELPLRESQMPQPISPYAASKVAGEFYCAVFTSLYQVETVCLRYFNVFGPRQDPTSEYAAVIPRFVMAALTGAPLEIHGDGLQSRDFTYIDNVVEANLLAATTPGIAGEVFNVGGGERYSVLEIKAHLEEILGTPLAAYHTPARAGDVRHTQADLTKAAERLGYRPTISFREGLRRTVESIRVALGPR; encoded by the coding sequence ATGGCTTTCTTTCTCGTGACGGGTGGAGCCGGGTTCATCGGCTCGCATCTTGTTCATCGCCTCGTCGGCGAGGGCCACCGGGTCAGAGTCCTCGACAATCTCTCGGAGGGACGACGAGAAAATCTCGCTGATGTGATGGATGCCATCGAATTCATCCTCGGCGATCTCCGCGATCGCGCCGTCGTGCGCCGGGCGGTCACCGGTGTGGAATACGTGTTGCATCAAGCTGCCTTGCGGTCTGTGCCTCGGTCGGTGGCCGATCCTTTCGCCACGCACGATGTCAATGTGACGGGCACTCTCACGCTTCTTCTGGCGGCGCGGGATGCGGGCGTGCGTCGTGTGGTTTTCGCCTCGTCCTCTTCGGTCTACGGATCGGCGGCAGAGCTTCCGCTTCGGGAGAGTCAGATGCCTCAACCCATTTCTCCCTATGCAGCCTCAAAGGTTGCCGGAGAGTTTTACTGCGCGGTGTTCACGTCGCTCTATCAGGTGGAGACCGTGTGCCTGCGCTACTTCAACGTTTTCGGCCCTCGACAGGACCCCACATCGGAGTACGCAGCGGTGATTCCTCGATTCGTCATGGCGGCTCTCACGGGCGCTCCCCTGGAGATTCATGGCGATGGGCTGCAATCGAGGGATTTCACTTACATTGACAATGTGGTGGAGGCGAATCTTCTGGCCGCCACAACGCCGGGGATTGCCGGCGAGGTTTTCAATGTCGGCGGAGGCGAACGCTATTCGGTACTGGAGATCAAGGCGCATCTCGAAGAAATTCTCGGCACACCTTTGGCGGCCTATCACACACCGGCGAGAGCCGGCGATGTCCGTCACACGCAGGCCGACTTGACCAAAGCGGCCGAACGGCTGGGCTATCGCCCGACGATTTCCTTCCGTGAGGGATTGAGGAGAACGGTCGAGTCTATTCGTGTTGCGCTCGGCCCCAGGTAA
- a CDS encoding oligosaccharide flippase family protein gives MPKKITEKTMKGVVALTATQGAVLALTLGTNIVLARLLEPGDVGIYALLNIVVLAAYFFTDFGLAGTLIQRPEEPCRRELRTVFTVQMVLALALTCGLVMLGPTVRHFYRLDEGIGPALPVLSLILLATPFESVSGVVLERRLNYSAVGVIHLLGGISYAGTSISLAVTGAGVWSLIGGNVASSLTRALVAVTLSRWPIGVALEGRFLRESLSSGISYQLGGILPLVRDNAPLLMAGVLFGPIPVGYVAWARTLTYGLTNVFAHAWARVGYSATARLCQERQQQSVLIEKMTLTLTLVILPLSILLIGLRRPMISVIFGDKWLPALPAVVLFGMRMIGASLATLFVAALNGNGHFPLGARILSIWTLLEVLVSTPLILMFGGIGVAIGAAATVWVAVVWMIRALQKISCPGIVKAVTKPTVAALITSLFLEVMSSYVTGVISLAVIGLSGLAVYLVVIVLTIPEISASAVRHAAGLRQRFVVGEL, from the coding sequence ATGCCGAAGAAGATCACGGAAAAGACGATGAAAGGCGTCGTAGCCCTGACGGCGACACAGGGAGCCGTGCTGGCCCTTACCCTGGGAACGAACATCGTACTGGCCAGGTTGCTCGAGCCCGGCGACGTCGGAATTTACGCCCTGCTCAACATCGTCGTTTTGGCGGCCTACTTCTTTACCGATTTCGGGTTAGCGGGAACACTGATTCAGCGACCCGAAGAGCCGTGTCGGCGAGAGCTGCGAACTGTGTTCACGGTTCAAATGGTCCTGGCCCTCGCTCTGACGTGCGGCCTTGTGATGCTTGGCCCGACGGTGCGCCATTTCTACCGGCTTGATGAGGGAATCGGTCCGGCGCTCCCCGTACTCAGCCTCATTCTCCTGGCGACACCGTTCGAATCGGTTTCCGGTGTCGTCTTGGAACGGAGGTTGAACTATTCGGCGGTGGGAGTCATTCATCTGCTTGGAGGAATCAGTTATGCCGGGACGTCCATTAGCTTGGCCGTGACGGGAGCGGGCGTGTGGAGCTTGATCGGGGGAAACGTGGCATCGAGTCTCACCCGGGCGCTCGTCGCCGTGACGCTCTCCCGGTGGCCGATAGGTGTGGCGCTTGAGGGGCGATTTCTCCGCGAGTCCTTGTCATCGGGGATCTCCTATCAACTGGGCGGTATTTTGCCTCTCGTTCGGGACAACGCGCCGCTGTTGATGGCAGGGGTGCTGTTCGGCCCGATTCCGGTGGGATATGTGGCCTGGGCGCGAACGCTGACGTATGGTCTGACGAATGTCTTCGCTCATGCCTGGGCGCGCGTGGGCTATAGTGCGACGGCGCGTCTGTGTCAGGAACGGCAACAGCAATCGGTCTTGATCGAGAAGATGACGCTCACTCTGACGCTGGTGATCCTCCCGCTCAGTATTCTGCTGATCGGTCTGCGGCGACCGATGATCTCGGTGATCTTCGGTGATAAATGGTTGCCGGCCCTGCCGGCGGTCGTTCTCTTTGGTATGCGCATGATTGGGGCCAGTCTGGCTACGCTTTTTGTTGCGGCGCTTAACGGGAATGGACATTTTCCTCTGGGAGCCCGAATCCTCTCCATCTGGACGTTGCTCGAAGTACTCGTTTCCACGCCACTCATTCTCATGTTTGGCGGAATCGGAGTCGCTATAGGTGCGGCGGCGACAGTTTGGGTGGCCGTCGTATGGATGATCCGCGCCCTTCAAAAGATAAGCTGTCCCGGTATTGTGAAAGCCGTGACTAAACCCACTGTGGCTGCTCTCATCACCAGCCTTTTCCTCGAGGTGATGAGCAGCTATGTCACCGGAGTGATCTCGCTCGCAGTCATCGGCCTGAGCGGACTTGCTGTTTACCTGGTGGTCATTGTCCTCACCATCCCGGAGATCTCGGCGAGCGCCGTCAGGCATGCGGCAGGGTTACGGCAGCGCTTCGTGGTAGGAGAGCTATGA